A region of the Halosolutus amylolyticus genome:
GCGACCGCATGCTCGACGCACGCGACGACCTGCCCTACGAGATCGACGGCGTCGTCATCAAGGTCGACGACCGCGAGGCGCGCGAGGAACTCGGGCGGACGGCCCGCCACGATCGCTGGGCCTACGCGTACAAGTTCCCCGCCCGATCGGAAGTGACGACGATCGCCGACGTGGCGGTCCAGATCGGGCGAACGGGGCGGGTGACGCCGGTGGCCCTGCTCGATCCGGTCGACGTCGGCGGCGTCACCGTCTCGCGGGCGAGCCTCCACAACCCCGAGGAGATCGCGGCGAAAAACGTCAACGTGGGCGACACCGTGCGCGTTCAGCGCGCGGGCGACGTCATCCCCTACGTCGCGGAGGTCGTCGAGAAGGGGAGCGACGGCCACTACGAACTCCCGGACCGCTGTCCCGTCTGTGACAGCCCGATCGAGCGCGACGGTCCGATGGCCTTTTGCACGGGTGGATTAGCCTGCGACGCCCAGCTGCGGCGATCGATCGAGTACTACGCGAGCGACGACGGCCTCGATCTCGAGGGGCTGGGAGAGAAGAGCGTCCGCCAGCTGGTCGATTCCGGACTCGTCGGATCGGTCGCGGACCTCTACGAACTCGATCGGGAGGCCCTCACGGAACTCGACGGGTGGGGCGAGACGAGCGCAGAGAATCTGCTGGCGGAGATCGATGAAAGCCGCGAACCACCGCTGGCCGACTTCCTCTCCGCACTGGGTATCCCCCACGTCGGGCCGGCGACGGCCCGCGAACTCGCGCGTGAATTCGGGACGTTCGAGGCGTTCCGCGAGGCCGCCGTGGCCGACCCCGATCGGCTCGAGGGAGTCGACGAAATCGGCGAGACCGTCGCCGAGCAGATTCACGACTTCTTCACCAGCGAGGCCAACGCCGAGGCGGTCGACGCCATCCTCGAACACGTCTCTCCGCGGGAGACCGACGTCGAAGCGGGCGGAGACGAACTCGACGGGCTGACCTTCGTCTTCACCGGGTCGCTCGAGGGCGTTACGCGTAGCGAGGCCCAGGCGACCGTCGAAGCACACGGCGCCAACGCGACGGGAAGCGTCTCGGGCAACACGGACTACCTCGTCGTGGGGGAGAACCCGGGCGCGACGAAGCGCGAGGACGCCGAAGCGAACGACGTCCCGATCGTCGACGAAAACGAATTCCGTGAGCTACTCGCGGCCCGCGGGATCGACCTCGAGTAGGCGGCGCACCCGACGCGAGTGACGGTCAGCCGAGGCGGCTGCCGATCACGACGATCGCGATCGCCGCGGCGACGACGCCCAGGGTCGTCGGAACGAGTTGTCCGCCGCCCCACTCCCAGCCGAAGACCTGGGTACCGACGATCGCGATGAGCGCAACCGCGACCCCGATCGCGGTGACGATCGGGGACGAGTTCCGTCCGAGGGAATATAGCATATGAGTAACGTAATCGCGACAAAAGATAATCCTTCGGGCGATCACGCCGGTCCCGGGTCGCAGGTGCCGAAAGCGGGAGCCAGGCGTCCACCTACCTGACGCGAACGAGCCGATCGCACCAGCACTCCGGACACCCCGACTCGTTCGTATCGGCGGTACAGCCGCAGTTCGCGCATTTGAATACCGGCGTCTGGCGGAGTCGGTACAGCCGTCCGAGGTACGTCTCGAGGGATTTCACGTCGATCCGTAGCCGTGCCAGCTACGATGCCGGCCACGCAGGAACCCGGTATAAGTTTCGTGGCTAGTATTGGTTTTCACACAATAGATGCGCAGACAGTATCCAGCTGTTCGAGGTGCAAGGAACCGATATTCTCGGCGTACTGGGCACAGAACTGGATACTTCTTTCAGTTCAGACAACTCATGCGGTCGAACGGCGATCGACAGGTCCGATAAGATCGACACGTCCGATCCGATAACGCACCGATCGACGACTTCACACTTTGGGAACCGGATATAGACCCACAAATTAGAGATATAAACATATTTTTAGTTGTTATAAATATTCGGTAAGATCTCAAAACCACAAATTCCCATACTTATTAGCCGCTATAACCATATTTCATCCGCAAATACTCACATTTCCACCCGGTCCACACCCCATATCAATAACACTATAGATATAGAAACAGTAGTTTAGTTTTATGTTCTCGGGAGATTCTTGGAGATATCATTCACGCGATGGTAGCTCGATGGAGTCGGCAATAGCGGGAGTCGAGCGAGACACGGTGTGTGAAGTCCCGGTCTCGAGGAGACGGTGAGGCCAGCACGGACAGGAAGTCACCGAAGATCGAGTTGATCTTCGACGAGTTCGTGGAAGTGATGAACAGCGTGTTCGTTCGGTCCGAACCGGCCCTGCTGAAGCGCGCCCGATCGAACCCCCTCGTGTTGCCGTTCCACGAGTTCGAAATCCTCTCGCTGCAACTGGAGACTCCGTTCGACGATTTCGGATCGCTCGTCAGTGAGTTCGTCGTCTTCGAAGTAGTAGTGGGCGGTCAGGCGCGTCGTTTCCGGCCCGCGAGGATCGATCCGATAGACGGCACAGCCTCGCCCCTCCTCGTAGATATTGATCGTCGTATTCGGCCAGAGGAAGTAGAATCTGGACTCCCCGACGACGGATCCCTCGTCGTCCGTGATCGGCCCGTACTGGGTCGAGTGATACTCGCCGACCTCGACCGTGTACTCGTCCATGTCGACGGCCCGAACGAAGTCGGGATGGTTCGAGTGGCAGTGATCGCACTCGAGATAGTTACTGACCATGATCTTCCAGTTGCACTCGAGGTCCGTCTCCCGCCGCTGTGCGAGCCGAAGCGCGCCGACCCCTCGATCGGCCAGTTCTCCAGGAATCCGACCTACGAGCTCGTCGAACGGGGTCGGATCTGATGCAACGTTCACGAACACGAACGGACCGAGCGTGTCGACCGCCAGCGAGTGGAGACTGTTTTCACAGCTGTCCGGCCCATCGACCGCCGCATCGTCGAGGTCGGGATTGCGAACGGCCGTCGAGAACGCCTTCGGAGCCGTGCAGAACTCGCCATTCGTGTCGAACGTCCAGTTGTGGTACGGGCACATGATACGCTCGGTCCTGCCCGTACCGTCGAGCATGCGGCTGCCACGGTGCGGACAGACGTTGTAGAACGCCCGAATCGACCCATCCTCGGCACGAATGACGAGGACGGGCCGGCCCGCGATCTCCGCCGTGAAATAGTCGCCTGAACTGGAAATTGCGCGTCGGCTGCCAGCGTACTGCCAGCTATCGGCGAAAATCGTCGATCGTTCGCGATCGAAGACGTCCTCGTCGACGTGGACGAACGTTGGAAGCGTGTACGTATTGCCGCCGTCGTCACTGAGCGGGACTGTATCGGACTCTTCCCATCGTGCCATACACCGACACACATGCAACTGTCTCATAATAGTTTCGTCGCCACAGCCACGACGGACGGCCCGAGCACCCGGATCGACAGTCGTGCATTCGGGGCTTGTCGGTCCAGACACTACGTCACCCGTTCCGACAGGAACGGCGTGTGCCATCGTCGTTCCCTCGAACTGCCCTCCCGCAGAAGCATCGTGTAACGGATCGCCACCACGTCGATATCGACGACTCGTCGCGCGCCACGGCATTCGCTCGCGAGCGAGCCGAAATGACGGTTCGTACTCGTCGATACTGGCCACTCAACGGCCTAATACAATATAAGATATACCAGGGCCCTCCAGGGAAACCGGCCGAATCGTTTCGTAATACGACTCTTTTTTAAGGAGTAATGGTTGGCGCCAGCCAACATGATAGTAACTACCACACGGACGACGGCACCAATTCTATACATTAGTACTAATGTAAAAGCATGACGGGCGAGCGGTATCGTACCCGGTTGGACGACAGCCCACGGTAGCCTACTCACTGGAGCGGATGGTACGTCCCGTTTCCACATAGCATACTTTTATAACTATTGGGTGTCGCGTCGCGGATCGGTCGACGGAGCTCGAGACGATCGAACGTCACGGGACGGGATTCCCGTCGAGCACAGCACCGCAGGGCCGCCCCGTGTTCGAACGCCGGCCGGGACACTCGAAAACGCGTTCGGGTCCGGAACGGACCCGCCGGTATCGCCGTCGGAATGGGAGAGAGGCGATCGACCGGCAGTTGGGCGGTTGGTTCCGACGGGATGACAGTGGACGGGTGGTTCGACGGGGATCGATCCCGTTCGATATTTCGAGACTGAACGGGAACGATTCGGTTCGGAGGAAGCGACTACCGGAGTCAGCGGCCGTTTCGATATGGGAAACCATTATATTGGTAGCCGTCCCATCGGGGATAACGCATGTCCGAAAACGGGGCTCACGAATCGGTCAAGACGACCGAACGATCACTCGACGTCGTCCGTGTCGTGCAGGAACGGGGAGGGGTACGGATCAGCGATATCGTCGAGGAGTTCGACATGGCCAAAAGCACGGCGTACAAGCACCTGCGAACGCTCGAGTCTCGCGGATACCTCGTCAAGGAGGGCGAGCAGTACCACATCGGCCTCAAGTTCATGAACCGCGGGGAGTACGCGAGAACGCGGAAACCCGCGTATCGAATCGCCGAGGACATCGTCGACGATCTCGCCGATCGAACCGAGCACGAGGTCGACTTCCTCGTCGAGAACGATGGCCGGAGTATCGCCGTGCACTTTTCGTACGATCCGACGAACCCGTTCCAGGACATGAACGCCGATCCGACGAACAAGCACTGGCGAAAGGGGACGTACTACCACCTGCACTGTATCGCCGCTGGCAAAGCGATTCTGGCCCACCTCCCCCGCGAGGCGGTCGAGGCGATCATCGAGCAGTGGGGGCTCCCCGCCCGGACGGAACGGACGATCACCGACCCCGACGAGTTGTTCGCCGAACTCGAGACGATCCGGGAGCAGGGATACGCGTACTCGGAAGGCGAGTACACGGACGGAATGGCGGCGATCGCGATGCCGGTCATCGAACCGACGGGCGAGCTACTCGGGGGACTCGCCGTGAACGGACCTACCTACAGTCTGCAGAACCCGGACCGGCGGGCGGAGTTGCAATCGACGCTCGAGGAGGTCGTCACCGCGTTCGAAACCAGACTCGAGAACATCGAGTGGCCCGACCCGTTCGAACAGGGGACGATGTCCTGAGCCGTATCGAAACCGGTGACCGCCGCCCGAGGGAAACATTTGTATCGGATCCCACAGTTCGTTGGGAACGAATGACAGTCGACGAGGGGCCACCAGCAGGGTATCGGACGAGCAGGTCGACTACCAGCGAGCCGAATATATACGCGCACGGGTGACCCGATGGTCGAACCACCGACGAGAGAGCAACTGTGGACGTTCGCCGCCGAGTATCACGCGTTCCCGTCGAGCGACGAACTGGATGCGTATCGAACGATCATCGAGGAGTGGACGGCGGACGTCGATCGGCTCGAGGAGTGTGCCGAGGAGTACGCGGTCACGCCCGAGACGGAACGTGCGGCGACTCGAGACGACGTCGACACCCGACGAGCCGACGACCCCGCAAACGCGTTCGTCCGCAGGTTTCGCATCGGGGGAAACGATGGACCACTGGCCGGGTACGAGGTCGGGATCAAGGACAACCTCGCGATCGGCGGCGTCGAGATGACGTGCGGATCGAGCGCGTTCGAAGGATACACTCCCAGCAGGGATGCGGTGGTCGTCGAACGAGTCCTGGATTCGGGTGCGACCGTAACTGGGACGCTGAACCTCGAGGCGATGGCGTTCTCGGGCAGCGGTGAACTCTCCGATTTCGGCCCTGTTCCTAACCCGTACGACGACGACTACCTCGCTGGCGGGTCCTCGAGCGGATGTGCCGCCGCCGTCGTCGAGGGACTGGTAGACGTCGGGATCGGCACCGACCAGAGCGGTTCGGTTCGCGTTCCGGCGTCCTGGTCGGGGTGTGTCGGCCTCAAACCGACGTTCGGACTCGTCCCCTACACCGGCGGAGTGAGCCTCGAACCGACCGTCGACCACGTCGGACCGCTGGCGAACTCGGTTGCCGACTGCGCGCTCGTTCTCGACGCCGTCGCGGGCGCGCATTCGTCCGACTCCCGCCAGTCGAACCCGCCGTCGGTTCGGGTGACCGACGGCTACTCGAACGACGGTCCGTTGACGATCGGCGTCCTCGAGGAGGGGTTCGGATTCGAACCCGGCGACGAGGCGGTCGACGAACGAGTCCGATCGGTGCTCGCGGAACTCGATCGGTGCGGACACGACGTCGAAAGCGTATCGGTGCCGTTACACGAAGACGGCTACGCCGTGTACAACGGCGTCGTGCTCGAAGCGTTCGCCGCACTCGTTCGCGACGAAGGAGTCGGCTACTATCGCCGGGGTTCGTACGACGCCGAATTCGCCGAGTACTTCGGAGCCGTGCGCCGAGCGCGCATGGGGGCGTTTCCGTCGGCGATGGTACTGACGCTGGCCTTCGGTCGCTACCTGGCGACGGAGCACCGTGGACGGTACCACGCCCTGGCCCAGCGGCTTCGGCGGGAACTGTCGGCCCAGTACGAGGCCGTGCTGGCGGACGTCGACGTGCTCGCGATGCCGACGACGCCCCAGACCGCTCACGAGCGCCGTCCAGGAGCATCGCTGGCGGAACGAATAGCGCGGTCGACGAAAATGTTCCAGAACACGGCCCCGTTCAATCTCACCGGTCATCCCGCCGTGTCCGTCCCGTGCGGGTTCGTGGACGGACTCCCGGTCGGACTGATGGTCGTCGGGGACCGGTTCGCGGACGCGACGGTGCTCCGTGCCGCACGAGCGATCGAAACCCTGCGCGACGAGTGACGACCGTCCTCCCGATCGAACGGGCCCGCGTTACTTCCCCTGCCACTCCGGCGTCCGATCGTCACCGAACGCTGCCGTCGCCTCGCGGTGATCAGCGGTCGCCAACAGGGGCTGATAGGCCTGTAATTCGTACTCGAGACCCTGCGAGAGCGGCGCGTTCCGGGTACTGTTGAACACGTCTTTCATCGCGCGAATCGCGAGCGGGGGTTTCGACGCGAGCGTGTCGACGAACGCCGTGACCTCGTCGTCGAGGACGTCGGCGGCCATCGACTCGCGGATCAACCCGTCGTCGGCAGCCGTCCGCGCGTCGATCCGGTTCCCCGTCATGCAAAGTTCCATCGCGCGCTCGCGGCCGACGAGCGGGAGGAGCCGCTGTGTTCCTCCCCCCGACGGAAACAGCCCGATGTCGACCTCGGGGAAGCCGAACTCGCTCCGATCGCTCGCGAGGCGAAAGTCACAGGCCAGCGCGAGTTCGAGGCCGCCCCCGAGACAGTAGCCGTCGATCTTCGCGACGACGGGAACGTCGTACGTCTCGAGCGCCGCCGTCGCGGCCCGCCAGGCGCGTTCCTCAACGGGATAGGTCTTCTCCTCGAACAGGTGAACGTCGTAGCCGGCGGAGAACGAGCGATCGCCGACCCCCTCCATCACGAGTGCACGAACCGCGACGCCGTCCGCTTCGTCGTCGAGTCGGCGGCAGTGTTCGACGGCGGCTTCGATCTCTTCGAGCATCTCGTCGGTCAGGGCGTTCAGCTTGTCGGGTCTGTCGAGAACGATCGTCGCGACGCCGCGTGCGTCGTCGTACTGCAGTCGGATCGCTCCGAACGCTGGTGCATCCATACAGGAGAAGTACTTCCACAGGTGATTAATAATGTTTGGGAGGGTGTAGCGAACCGGTCGCTAGCCAACCGGAGACCGCTCGAACACCCCGGTACGTTTATGTCGCCACTTCGTCGAATTCAGTGTGTGGTATTCGCAAGCGCTTCCGGTTCGGTTCGAGTGGGTTCCGTTCGTCTGCGGCGTCAGGAGCAGCGATCGACGCGGCAATGGGGCCGGTGGAGAGCATGATACCGTCCGATCCGGTACTGAGCACGATACCGTCCGATCCGGTACCGAGCACGATATCGTCCGATCCGATGCTCGGGGTCGTACTGTCTCTCGTCGGAACGCTCGCGTGGGCCGGTCACTACCTGTTCATTCGCATCGGGATGAAGAAGGGGTCGGTCATGGGCGCGATACTCGTCGCCTGTCTCGCGAACGTCGTCATCGTCGTCCCGATCGGCGTCGGCTACCACTATCCCGATTTCGGACTGACGCCGGGAGCCGTTGCGGCGTTCGCACTCGCCGGCCTGTGCAGCGGGCTGCTGGGGCGGATCTTCCAGTACAAGAGCACCGAACTCATCGGAGCGAGCCGGACCTCGCCGGTCGTCGCCGCCTCGGGGCTGGTGTCGGTGGTGCTCGCAGTCGCGTTTCTCCGCGAATCGCTGACGCTTCCACACCTCGTCGGGATTCTACTGATCGTCGTCGGCGTGGCTCTCGTTTCCTGGGAGACCGCCGCCGATCGGACGGGCGACGCGACGCCGTCACGGGACTCCGCGCTGTTGTTCGTGTTTCCGCTCCTCGCCGCGGCGTTTTTCGGCATCGAACCGGTGCTCGTGTCGATCGGGCTCGCGCAGGGGACGCCGCTGTTGATCGGCATGAGTATCGCGATCGTCGCGTCCGGGATCGGATTCGTCGGCTACTCCTGGTGGAGACCGGCCGCAGTTCTCCGGCGAAGCGTCCGCAGTCCCGCACTATCGTGGTACGTCGCCGGCGCCGTCGCCGGGACCGTCTCGTACCTGGCGTACTTCGGTGCGCTTGCGGTCGCACCCGTGGTCGTCGTGATGCCGATCTTCCAGAGCGTCCCGCTGGTCGTGGTCGTCCTCTCGGTACTGTTCATGCCCGCGTACCTCGAACGCGTCACCTGGCGGGTGGCGGGTGCCGCCACGGTCGTCGTCGTCGGTGCGACGCTGGTGTCGCTGTCGGCGTGATCGCGAGCAACCGTCTGACCACGTGTCTCGTGGGGGAAGATTAAATATGGTGAACTACAATCCTGAGGTATACGATACACAATGACTAGGGTAGAGATTCGAGACCTCCGGAAGGAGTTCGGAAGCCTCGTCGCGGTCGACGACGTCTCCCTGACCGTCAAATCGGGGGAGTTACTCTGTTTGCTCGGGCCGAGCGGCTGCGGGAAGTCGACGACGCTCAGGATGCTCTCCGGGCTCGAGACGCCGACGTCCGGGACGATCGAACTCGGCGAGGAGGACGTGACGAACCAGCCGCCGTACCAGCGCGATTCCTCGATGGTCTTCCAGAGCTGGGCGCTGTTCCCGTACAAGACGGTCCTCGAGAACGTCGCGTTCGGACTGAAGATGAAAGGCGCTGACAAGCAAGAGCGCCGCGAGAAGGCCCGCGAAACCCTCGAGTTGATGCAGATCGAGGAGTTCGCGGATTCGGTTCCCACGGATCTGAGCGGCGGCCAGCAACAGCGGGTCGCACTCGCGCGATCGCTGGCGCTCAATCCGAAGCTGCTCCTGCTCGACGAGCCGCTGTCGAACCTCGACAAGCGGCTCAAAGAGCAGATGCAGATCGAACTGAAGAACATCCACGACCGGTTCGACAAGACGATGGTCCACGTCACCCACGACCAGAACGAGGCCTTTACCCTCGCCGATCGGATCGGTATCATGAACGAGGGGCGACTCGTCCAGGTCGGTCCGCCGCGAGAAGTCTACAACAATCCGGCGAACCGGTTCGTCGAGGAGTTCCTCGGCGAAACGAACTTCGTCACCGGGACTGCCTCCGCCCCGACCGAAACCGCCGATCCAGCCACCGTCGACGTGGAGTCTGCACCGGCGCTGTCGATCGACGTCGACACCGACGGGATCGACGACGGGGACGACCTCTCGGTGTCGCTCCGTCCGGAGGCCGTCTCGCTCGAGACGCCGGCCCAGGACGACGAGCAGACGGTTCGAGCCGACGGAACCGGTGACAGACAACACGTCACCGGGACGGTCGAGAACATCATCTACCGAGGCTCGACCGTCCGGTACTACATCGACGTCGACGGCGTCGAACTGTTCGCCGAGCAGAGCGTCGGTGACGCGGAACAGTTCGAAGAACAGGATACCGTCCAACTGTCGTGGGACCGATCCGATCTGCTCTGTTTCGACGGCTCTGGCGCGACCCTCTCTTCGTAACCGGTGCAACGGCCGACTCGAACGACACGAGTGTGAGGCCACACGGTCCAGGCGTGTGGCAATGGACGCCGACGGCTGCACGGAAACGGACCGGCACGACGTGAGAACCGACACCGACAGCGCGATTCCGGTCGTGGCGAGCGTCGCCGGTGGATATATATAGGATAACTATTGAATGGTAACATCATGCACGGGGAAGACGAACCAGCTACTGAGTCGAACAGCGTCAGCACCGGAGCCGCGTCGAAAACCGACCGTACCTCGACCGATCGGATCGGACGACGAGGATTTCTGGCAGCGTCGGGAGCGGGAAGCGTCGCGGCCTTCGCGGGCTGTCTCACCGGCGGCGGCGATGGGAGCGGCGGAGACGAGACGCTTCGCGTCGCCGCCTGGAGCGGATCGTACACCGATCGGTTCGACGAGGCCGTGGCGAAACCGTTCGAGGAAGAAACCGGAATGACCGTCGAGGTGTTGCCCCGGTGGAGCGAGATCATCTCGCAGATCCGCGCCGCACCCGCCGACGATCCGCCGTACGACGTGACGGTGACCGACGGCTTCTTCTACCACGAAGGCCGGTCCGACGACCTCTTCGAACCGGTTCGGTACGACAACGTCCCCAATATCGACGAGGTGTTCCCGTACCTCCGCGAGTTCAGGACCGACGAGTACGGCGTGCCGGTGGACGGGGACCCGACGTCGCTCGCGTACCTCACCGAGGCCGTCTCCGAGTTCTCCGGCTGGTCGGACCTGACGGAGATTTCCGGTCTCACCATGGAGGGAGGCTTCTACGTGTACCCGTTGCAGGTCGGGGCGCTGATGGCGGACGAGTACGAGGGCGACGGCGAACTGTACGACGAGAGCACGCACGACATCGTGTTCGAGAACCTCCGCGAACTCGACGTCGCCCGGTGGTACGACTCCGGGGCCGACGCCTGGGAGTTCATGCGACAGGGGATCGCCGACGCCGCCCAGTACTACGGCTACCAGACCGCCTACGACGCCCGGGAGGAACAGGACCTCGACCTGGAAGTCACGATCCCCGACGAGACCGGCGGCTTCTTCAACCACTACTGCGTCGTCCGCGGGACGAGCAACCGTGACATGGCCGAAGAGTTCCTGAACCACATGCTCGACGCGGAGGTCCAGACGAACTGGTCCGAGATCAGCGGCGAAGTGCGATCGAACCAGAACACCGAGTATCCCGACGACGTCGAGGAGATGATCCCGACGACCGAGGAGGAACTCAAGAACGTCTCCTTCCCGGACTGGGAACAGCTCAGCGAGTTCTCGGGAGACCTCAGCGAACGGTTCGAAGAGCTCAAGCGCGAAACTGGCGAATAACGTCGAACCAGCAGATGAGTTCCAGAGACGAGGTCGTCGATCTCGCGGCTGCGCTCGTCGGACAGCCGAGCGAAAATCCCCCGGGTAACGAGGCGCCCGTCGCGACGGTTCTCGAGGAGCGGTTCCGATCGTCGCCGATCGATTACGAGGTGACCGTGACCGACGTCGAGCCCGGACGGCCGAACGTCGTCGCCCGGGCGGGCGATCCGGACGGCGGCTCCGTGCTCCTGACGGGCCATACCGACGTCGTTCCGGCCTCGCGCGACGACTGGAACGGAGACCCGTTCGAGCCCCGGATCGTCGACGATCGGCTGATCGGACGCGGCACCGCCGATATGAAAGGGGCGATCGCGGCGCAGATCGTCGCCGCGGAAGCGTACGCCGCGGACGATCCGGCTGGCGAGGTCGTCCTCGCGTTCGCCGTGGACGAAGAACGAGATGGGGCGGGAACGAACGCACTCGTCGACGCGGGGATCGACGCCGACGTTGCGATCCTCGGCGAGCCAACGGAACTCGACGTCTGTACGGCCCAGAAGGGATCCGTGTGGTATCGTATCGAAATCCGCGGCGAGCGCGCACACGCGGGGACGCCGGACCGCGCCACCAGCGCGGCGACCGGACTGGGACGGCTCCTCGGCGCGATCGACGATCTCGACGCGGATCGACGCGAGAACACCGCCCACGACCTGCTGTCGCCCGAGACGGTGACGGTCACGGAAGTAGAAAGCGGCAGCGCACCGAACGTCGTACCCGGAGAGGCAGTCGTCACGGTGGACTGGCGGCTCCTCCCGGGCGAGAACGGGACGGGCGATCCCGATTCGGTGTTGTCGGACTTTCTGTCTGCGGTCGCATCCGCGCGCGGGCTCGACGTCACGTTCGAACGCATCGCGAGCGGGCGGCCGGCGGAGGTCGACCCCGAA
Encoded here:
- a CDS encoding M20 family metallopeptidase — protein: MSSRDEVVDLAAALVGQPSENPPGNEAPVATVLEERFRSSPIDYEVTVTDVEPGRPNVVARAGDPDGGSVLLTGHTDVVPASRDDWNGDPFEPRIVDDRLIGRGTADMKGAIAAQIVAAEAYAADDPAGEVVLAFAVDEERDGAGTNALVDAGIDADVAILGEPTELDVCTAQKGSVWYRIEIRGERAHAGTPDRATSAATGLGRLLGAIDDLDADRRENTAHDLLSPETVTVTEVESGSAPNVVPGEAVVTVDWRLLPGENGTGDPDSVLSDFLSAVASARGLDVTFERIASGRPAEVDPETKPVRVLRRAATEITDRGAVGGFDAWTDLPVLAIDGSIPTVLFGPGSITDAHTVEESVPISELHDAARVYRSFLDRWLG